The following coding sequences lie in one Rutidosis leptorrhynchoides isolate AG116_Rl617_1_P2 chromosome 4, CSIRO_AGI_Rlap_v1, whole genome shotgun sequence genomic window:
- the LOC139904263 gene encoding phosphoribosylaminoimidazole-succinocarboxamide synthase, chloroplastic-like isoform X1, with the protein MACIPGLNPTKTLGIISPSSPSVSSTNNSLLLWNSAKTSFKFGQINNQKLTRICSVMATNQHQQQQQDELNMNMNLNLNALTNSDHRDEVINSAKASLSNCLSETNLHLSIPSLKSKTRGKVRDIYDGGDYLVLVTTDRQSAFDRVLASIPFKGQVLNDTSLWWFNQTQHIASNAIIAVPDKNVTIAKKCSVFPVEFVVRGYGTGSTDTSLWTVYKNGVRNYCGNALPEGMLKNERLPANIITPTTKAADHDVPITPDEIVKQGLMSQADYDEASRKALSLFEYGQRVALQHGLILVDTKYEFGKAPDGSVLLIDEVHTPDSSRYWLAHSYESRFQNGLEPENIDKEFLRLWFKDHCNPYEDKVLPDAPEELVTELAWRYIFLFETITKSRFQIHETMEPIHDRICRNVSKALLSLQN; encoded by the exons ATGGCGTGTATTCCAGGCTTAAACCCTACCAAAACCCTAGGCATCATCTCACCTTCATCACCATCAGTGTCTTCAACCAACAACAGTTTACTTTTATGGAATTCAGCAAAAACTAGTTTCAAATTTGGCCAAATTAATAACCAGAAATTGACGAGGATTTGTTCTGTAATGGCAACcaatcagcatcagcagcagcagcaagatgaattgaatatgaatatgaatctgAATTTGAATGCATTAACAAATAGTGACCACAGAGACGAAGTTATTAATTCTGCAAAAGCTTCACTTTCGAATTGCCTTTCCGAAACGAATCTTCATCTTAGTATTCCTTCTCTCAAATCCAAAACAAGAGGAAAG GTTAGGGATATTTACGATGGAGGAGATTATCTCGTATTAGTTACAACGGACCGACAAAGTGCTTTTGATAGGGTTCTTGCATCAATTCCGTTTAAAGGCCAG GTTCTTAATGATACAAGTTTATGGTGGTTTAATCAAACTCAACATATTGCCTCAAATGCGATAATAGCAGTCCCTGATAAAAATGTTACTATTGCAAAGAAATGCTCTGTTTTTCCCGTCGAATTTGTTG TTAGAGGCTATGGGACTGGAAGTACTGATACATCGTTATGGACTGTTTACAAAAACGGAGTGCGGAATTACTGTGGCAATGCTCTTCCTGAAG GAATGTTGAAAAATGAGAGGCTACCTGCAAATATAATTACACCAACTACTAAAGCTGCAGACCATGATGTTCCTATTACTCCCGATGAG ATTGTTAAACAAGGCTTGATGAGTCAAGCTGATTATGATGAAGCGAGTAGGAAAGCTTTAAGTTTGTTCGAGTATGGCCAG CGTGTGGCATTACAGCATGGTTTGATATTAGTCGATACAAAGTATGAATTTGGAAAGGCCCCTGATGGTTCGGTGCTATTGATTGATGAG GTTCATACACCCGACTCAAGCAGATACTGGTTAGCCCATTCTTATGAGTCCCGGTTTCAGAATGGTCTTGAACCCGAAAATATTGATAAG GAGTTTTTGAGGTTGTGGTTTAAAGATCACTGCAATCCCTATGAAGATAAG GTTCTCCCCGATGCTCCAGAAGAGCTTGTTACGGAACTGGCTTGGCG ATACATTTTCTTGTTCGAGACTATAACAAAATCAAGATTTCAGATACATGAGACCATG GAACCTATACATGATAGAATTTGCCGCAATGTCTCAAAGGCATTGCTATCACTACAGAACTAG
- the LOC139904263 gene encoding phosphoribosylaminoimidazole-succinocarboxamide synthase, chloroplastic-like isoform X2, producing MACIPGLNPTKTLGIISPSSPSVSSTNNSLLLWNSAKTSFKFGQINNQKLTRICSVMATNQHQQQQQDELNMNMNLNLNALTNSDHRDEVINSAKASLSNCLSETNLHLSIPSLKSKTRGKVRDIYDGGDYLVLVTTDRQSAFDRVLASIPFKGQVLNDTSLWWFNQTQHIASNAIIAVPDKNVTIAKKCSVFPVEFVGMLKNERLPANIITPTTKAADHDVPITPDEIVKQGLMSQADYDEASRKALSLFEYGQRVALQHGLILVDTKYEFGKAPDGSVLLIDEVHTPDSSRYWLAHSYESRFQNGLEPENIDKEFLRLWFKDHCNPYEDKVLPDAPEELVTELAWRYIFLFETITKSRFQIHETMEPIHDRICRNVSKALLSLQN from the exons ATGGCGTGTATTCCAGGCTTAAACCCTACCAAAACCCTAGGCATCATCTCACCTTCATCACCATCAGTGTCTTCAACCAACAACAGTTTACTTTTATGGAATTCAGCAAAAACTAGTTTCAAATTTGGCCAAATTAATAACCAGAAATTGACGAGGATTTGTTCTGTAATGGCAACcaatcagcatcagcagcagcagcaagatgaattgaatatgaatatgaatctgAATTTGAATGCATTAACAAATAGTGACCACAGAGACGAAGTTATTAATTCTGCAAAAGCTTCACTTTCGAATTGCCTTTCCGAAACGAATCTTCATCTTAGTATTCCTTCTCTCAAATCCAAAACAAGAGGAAAG GTTAGGGATATTTACGATGGAGGAGATTATCTCGTATTAGTTACAACGGACCGACAAAGTGCTTTTGATAGGGTTCTTGCATCAATTCCGTTTAAAGGCCAG GTTCTTAATGATACAAGTTTATGGTGGTTTAATCAAACTCAACATATTGCCTCAAATGCGATAATAGCAGTCCCTGATAAAAATGTTACTATTGCAAAGAAATGCTCTGTTTTTCCCGTCGAATTTGTTG GAATGTTGAAAAATGAGAGGCTACCTGCAAATATAATTACACCAACTACTAAAGCTGCAGACCATGATGTTCCTATTACTCCCGATGAG ATTGTTAAACAAGGCTTGATGAGTCAAGCTGATTATGATGAAGCGAGTAGGAAAGCTTTAAGTTTGTTCGAGTATGGCCAG CGTGTGGCATTACAGCATGGTTTGATATTAGTCGATACAAAGTATGAATTTGGAAAGGCCCCTGATGGTTCGGTGCTATTGATTGATGAG GTTCATACACCCGACTCAAGCAGATACTGGTTAGCCCATTCTTATGAGTCCCGGTTTCAGAATGGTCTTGAACCCGAAAATATTGATAAG GAGTTTTTGAGGTTGTGGTTTAAAGATCACTGCAATCCCTATGAAGATAAG GTTCTCCCCGATGCTCCAGAAGAGCTTGTTACGGAACTGGCTTGGCG ATACATTTTCTTGTTCGAGACTATAACAAAATCAAGATTTCAGATACATGAGACCATG GAACCTATACATGATAGAATTTGCCGCAATGTCTCAAAGGCATTGCTATCACTACAGAACTAG